From the Lepidochelys kempii isolate rLepKem1 chromosome 2, rLepKem1.hap2, whole genome shotgun sequence genome, one window contains:
- the CCDC166 gene encoding coiled-coil domain-containing protein 166 isoform X2, with the protein MGPAFSRAPRTEPCRRNVPGDTRRFPRSPGRASVPAGLPWEQPQRRGRGGCRACLRDHRGRLGERGCQRESDPVPLSSDCSFLACKDHCPAGYCHSRWAEAIDVIYFDFNKAFGTVPDDILISKLGKCSPDEITISTLGTPALNMASKKEKPEQKAEDFGKSKQGANRKEEDISKARSSTEPFVKEREQYLEKEYKILTEHVHMYMKRVEHFLWENEFLDKEAQKIREDSKAYMTYISKHTQKHQNAIITLNNQNHFDLAEVRKQKEELISQYTAKEKEVKNQLMEMETKYSLMKKEVEDLQPFKDLQLEQLSRIKELEKELLVTKIQHSEQMHKVKSRFLQVKAKYELDSHQKVQSLAKRAEEEAVRSLIQHTKQVKAENWRLRHELLSLIRRSHILKTFKLQLREQQQQLLREYHYSQDLTRMRHWLNKSA; encoded by the exons ATGGGGCCCGCGTTTTCCCGTGCCCCCCGCACAGAACCATGCAGGAGAAACGTGCCGGGGGACACGCGCCGCTTTCCCCGCAGCCCAGGCCGCGCGTCTGTTCCAGCGGGcctgccctgggagcagccccagagacgggggagagggggctgccgGGCGTGCCTGCGGGATCACCGGGGGCGGCTGGGCGAACGTGGGTGCCAACGCGAGAGCGACCCTGTCCCGCTCTCTTCCGACTGCAGCTTCCTGGCCTGTAAGgatcactgtcctgctg GTTACTGTCATAGCAGATGGGCGGAagcaatagatgtgatatattttgatttcaataaggcttttggcacagtcccagatgacattctcataagcaaattagggaaatgcagtccagatgaaattactataag TACCCTTGGCACCCCAGCACTGAACATGGCATCCAAGAAAGAGAAGCCAGAACAAAAAGCTGAAGATTTTGGAAAAAGCAAGCAAGGAGCAAACAGAAAGGAAGAGGATATATCCAAGGCAAGGAGCAGCACAGAACCATTTGTCAAAGAGAGGGAGCAATATCTGGAGAAGGAATATAAGATCCTGACTGAGCATGTGCACATGTACATGAAGCGAGTAGAGCACTTCCTGTGGGAGAATGAGTTCCTGGATAAGGAGGCCCAGAAGATTCGGGAGGACAGCAAAGCCTACATGACCTATATAAGCAAACATACTCAGAAACACCAAAATGCTATCATTACACTAAACAACCAGAACCACTTCGATCTGGCAGAGGTCCGAAAGCAGAAGGAAGAATTGATCTCACAGTACACAGCTAAAGAGAAGGAAGTGAAGAACCAATTGATGGAGATGGAGACAAAGTATTCTCTTATGAAGAAGGAGGTTGAAGACTTGCAGCCCTTCAAGGACCTTCAGTTGGAACAGCTGAGCAGAATCAAGGAGCTGGAGAAAGAACTGCTGGTCACAAAAATCCAGCACTCAGAGCAAATGCACAAGGTCAAGAGCAGATTCCTGCAAGTAAAAGCTAAATATGAGCTGGACTCTCATCAGAAGGTTCAGTCTCTGGCCAAGAGAGCTGAAGAGGAAGCTGTACGCAGTCTAATCCAGCACACCAAGCAGGTGAAAGCAGAGAATTGGCGACTGCGCCATGAACTGCTCAGCCTCATCCGACGCTCACACATCCTCAAAACCTTCAAGCTTCAACTAAGAGAGCAGCAACAGCAACTCCTCCGGGAGTACCATTATAGCCAAGACCTCACACGCATGCGCCATTGGTTAAATAAATCAGCATAG
- the CCDC166 gene encoding coiled-coil domain-containing protein 166 isoform X1 has translation MQGKELCTLGTPALNMASKKEKPEQKAEDFGKSKQGANRKEEDISKARSSTEPFVKEREQYLEKEYKILTEHVHMYMKRVEHFLWENEFLDKEAQKIREDSKAYMTYISKHTQKHQNAIITLNNQNHFDLAEVRKQKEELISQYTAKEKEVKNQLMEMETKYSLMKKEVEDLQPFKDLQLEQLSRIKELEKELLVTKIQHSEQMHKVKSRFLQVKAKYELDSHQKVQSLAKRAEEEAVRSLIQHTKQVKAENWRLRHELLSLIRRSHILKTFKLQLREQQQQLLREYHYSQDLTRMRHWLNKSA, from the exons atgcaggggaaggaactcTG TACCCTTGGCACCCCAGCACTGAACATGGCATCCAAGAAAGAGAAGCCAGAACAAAAAGCTGAAGATTTTGGAAAAAGCAAGCAAGGAGCAAACAGAAAGGAAGAGGATATATCCAAGGCAAGGAGCAGCACAGAACCATTTGTCAAAGAGAGGGAGCAATATCTGGAGAAGGAATATAAGATCCTGACTGAGCATGTGCACATGTACATGAAGCGAGTAGAGCACTTCCTGTGGGAGAATGAGTTCCTGGATAAGGAGGCCCAGAAGATTCGGGAGGACAGCAAAGCCTACATGACCTATATAAGCAAACATACTCAGAAACACCAAAATGCTATCATTACACTAAACAACCAGAACCACTTCGATCTGGCAGAGGTCCGAAAGCAGAAGGAAGAATTGATCTCACAGTACACAGCTAAAGAGAAGGAAGTGAAGAACCAATTGATGGAGATGGAGACAAAGTATTCTCTTATGAAGAAGGAGGTTGAAGACTTGCAGCCCTTCAAGGACCTTCAGTTGGAACAGCTGAGCAGAATCAAGGAGCTGGAGAAAGAACTGCTGGTCACAAAAATCCAGCACTCAGAGCAAATGCACAAGGTCAAGAGCAGATTCCTGCAAGTAAAAGCTAAATATGAGCTGGACTCTCATCAGAAGGTTCAGTCTCTGGCCAAGAGAGCTGAAGAGGAAGCTGTACGCAGTCTAATCCAGCACACCAAGCAGGTGAAAGCAGAGAATTGGCGACTGCGCCATGAACTGCTCAGCCTCATCCGACGCTCACACATCCTCAAAACCTTCAAGCTTCAACTAAGAGAGCAGCAACAGCAACTCCTCCGGGAGTACCATTATAGCCAAGACCTCACACGCATGCGCCATTGGTTAAATAAATCAGCATAG
- the CCDC166 gene encoding coiled-coil domain-containing protein 166 isoform X3, whose amino-acid sequence MASKKEKPEQKAEDFGKSKQGANRKEEDISKARSSTEPFVKEREQYLEKEYKILTEHVHMYMKRVEHFLWENEFLDKEAQKIREDSKAYMTYISKHTQKHQNAIITLNNQNHFDLAEVRKQKEELISQYTAKEKEVKNQLMEMETKYSLMKKEVEDLQPFKDLQLEQLSRIKELEKELLVTKIQHSEQMHKVKSRFLQVKAKYELDSHQKVQSLAKRAEEEAVRSLIQHTKQVKAENWRLRHELLSLIRRSHILKTFKLQLREQQQQLLREYHYSQDLTRMRHWLNKSA is encoded by the coding sequence ATGGCATCCAAGAAAGAGAAGCCAGAACAAAAAGCTGAAGATTTTGGAAAAAGCAAGCAAGGAGCAAACAGAAAGGAAGAGGATATATCCAAGGCAAGGAGCAGCACAGAACCATTTGTCAAAGAGAGGGAGCAATATCTGGAGAAGGAATATAAGATCCTGACTGAGCATGTGCACATGTACATGAAGCGAGTAGAGCACTTCCTGTGGGAGAATGAGTTCCTGGATAAGGAGGCCCAGAAGATTCGGGAGGACAGCAAAGCCTACATGACCTATATAAGCAAACATACTCAGAAACACCAAAATGCTATCATTACACTAAACAACCAGAACCACTTCGATCTGGCAGAGGTCCGAAAGCAGAAGGAAGAATTGATCTCACAGTACACAGCTAAAGAGAAGGAAGTGAAGAACCAATTGATGGAGATGGAGACAAAGTATTCTCTTATGAAGAAGGAGGTTGAAGACTTGCAGCCCTTCAAGGACCTTCAGTTGGAACAGCTGAGCAGAATCAAGGAGCTGGAGAAAGAACTGCTGGTCACAAAAATCCAGCACTCAGAGCAAATGCACAAGGTCAAGAGCAGATTCCTGCAAGTAAAAGCTAAATATGAGCTGGACTCTCATCAGAAGGTTCAGTCTCTGGCCAAGAGAGCTGAAGAGGAAGCTGTACGCAGTCTAATCCAGCACACCAAGCAGGTGAAAGCAGAGAATTGGCGACTGCGCCATGAACTGCTCAGCCTCATCCGACGCTCACACATCCTCAAAACCTTCAAGCTTCAACTAAGAGAGCAGCAACAGCAACTCCTCCGGGAGTACCATTATAGCCAAGACCTCACACGCATGCGCCATTGGTTAAATAAATCAGCATAG